A genomic segment from Deltaproteobacteria bacterium encodes:
- a CDS encoding type III PLP-dependent enzyme, with translation MDRKTIKKLAQENGTPLLIIDHEQIRKNYLEFRERLPRVQIYYAIKANSDPEIIKTLLKLGSSFDVASLNEFNLIFDLVKHLEPRELQNFIWNNIIYANPVKNQDSLHVLNLYKPLLTYDSIEEMKKIKIHSPDAGLLLRIKISDEGSVVKFSNKFGIEPEQAIDLIKKTIEDGMTVEGISFHAGSQCNQPKNFVRALRTISEIFKEAESKGYAIGETVTKGYPIKIVDIGGGFPVKYNGDEQSFEGLANIINKEIDRLFSKDKVLLLAEPGRFLVANAGTEVAGVVLAKHSTNPFSYYIDDGVYHTFSALIYDHIPITVRAVKDGEPKECRLFGPTCDGLDTLSENEYIHNTGKIFLPSLNDGDLVYTENMGAYTTASSTNFNGMPPAKVIHINL, from the coding sequence ATGGATAGAAAAACTATTAAAAAGTTGGCTCAGGAGAACGGGACTCCACTCCTGATAATAGATCACGAGCAGATAAGAAAAAACTATCTGGAATTCAGGGAAAGACTCCCCAGGGTCCAGATTTATTATGCAATAAAGGCAAACTCCGACCCTGAAATAATAAAAACATTATTGAAACTCGGTTCAAGCTTTGATGTTGCTTCTCTCAATGAATTTAACTTGATTTTTGATCTGGTAAAACATCTTGAGCCGAGAGAGCTGCAGAATTTTATCTGGAACAATATCATCTATGCAAATCCCGTAAAAAACCAGGATTCACTGCACGTTTTAAATTTATACAAACCGCTCTTAACCTATGACAGTATCGAAGAAATGAAAAAGATAAAAATACACTCTCCGGATGCCGGGCTATTATTGAGGATAAAAATATCGGACGAAGGTTCTGTCGTAAAATTCTCCAATAAATTCGGAATTGAACCGGAACAAGCCATAGACTTGATAAAAAAGACAATAGAAGACGGCATGACCGTTGAGGGAATAAGTTTTCATGCAGGGAGCCAGTGCAATCAGCCAAAGAATTTTGTAAGGGCGTTAAGAACTATTTCTGAAATCTTCAAGGAAGCGGAATCAAAAGGTTATGCGATTGGAGAGACCGTAACAAAGGGATATCCTATAAAGATTGTGGATATTGGAGGAGGTTTCCCGGTAAAATACAACGGGGATGAGCAGTCTTTTGAAGGACTGGCCAATATAATAAATAAAGAGATTGATAGATTGTTTTCAAAAGATAAAGTATTACTGCTCGCAGAACCTGGAAGATTTTTAGTTGCAAATGCGGGAACAGAGGTTGCGGGTGTCGTACTGGCGAAACACTCAACAAATCCTTTTTCGTATTATATAGATGATGGGGTGTATCATACCTTTTCCGCATTAATTTATGATCATATTCCAATAACGGTAAGAGCGGTTAAAGACGGTGAACCCAAAGAATGCAGGTTGTTTGGTCCGACGTGTGACGGATTGGATACCCTCTCGGAGAATGAATACATTCACAATACAGGAAAGATTTTCCTGCCCAGTTTAAACGACGGAGATCTCGTTTATACGGAAAACATGGGCGCTTATACAACAGCCTCTTCAACAAATTTCAACGGAATGCCTCCCGCAAAGGTCATCCATATTAATCTATAA
- a CDS encoding methyl-accepting chemotaxis protein encodes MFSINIRLKITLLIAGILFILEATQLIFNWYGLKSGFYDNITKQAASVTSMESSYLSYQLATQFTSGTVPHISGESLSEVKKLVQGLQSVYVLTQSGEIIGSYSENGRAEIVPQNVLNYIQKKHAAKGTISGMRHKYFINSIPTNPVSYVAIVLSYSDLSNVLWKDFRHNVWISIIIYFIVIFITYFSIYIITRPALKLLSHTRQVGSGELTHLARIYSNDEFGMLTKAFNETTSKLKEVIIKIKDVTKEVIDISSSLSDTYNGLEKSYNKEISGLKLAFNAINSVMTGIDNIANTMEGIVGQYSDINAALNEFMSSIGEVDNSTEKLTVSVGDISVSIEEIASSIKEVSNNAGELSKYIEESTASMNQMRSAVKDISESSIHSANLSETVKNEAIDGLKSADETLKGIGKIKQATDGIVASINSLVQGSNQIMDVLDGINQIADKTNLLALNAAIIANQAGEHGKGFAVVAQEINDLAERTKLSTTEIDRIIKSINVEMQKAKIAADTDIKSVDDGINLTKTTHSKLTIIKQSSQDAGAMALSIARMVKEQSIGINTIAEAQEMISKVSKQILSAMNDQVSGTTQINQTIEGIKQLTNKLHIATSEQTRTIQQITKNADTTMHSITSVNQTLGMQKQENKTAVDTIENSLKIIEENISMLNHTKSLLINLRERLSYLSEGVDWFRLDKTN; translated from the coding sequence GTGTTTAGTATCAATATAAGACTTAAAATAACTTTACTCATAGCAGGAATATTATTTATACTTGAAGCCACTCAATTAATCTTTAACTGGTACGGCTTAAAATCCGGTTTCTATGATAATATTACGAAACAGGCTGCAAGTGTTACAAGTATGGAGTCATCATATCTGTCCTATCAATTGGCAACTCAGTTCACATCCGGAACGGTTCCGCATATATCTGGAGAATCACTATCTGAGGTAAAAAAACTCGTACAGGGGCTACAGAGCGTTTATGTCCTTACGCAGAGCGGGGAGATAATAGGTTCATACAGTGAAAACGGACGGGCTGAAATAGTTCCACAGAATGTTTTGAACTATATACAAAAAAAACATGCAGCCAAAGGTACTATCAGTGGAATGAGACACAAGTATTTTATAAATTCCATTCCAACCAATCCAGTTAGTTATGTAGCAATTGTCTTGTCTTATTCAGATCTAAGCAATGTGTTATGGAAGGATTTTAGGCATAATGTCTGGATTTCCATCATCATCTATTTTATAGTTATCTTTATCACATACTTTTCTATATACATAATTACCAGACCTGCGCTAAAACTGCTCTCACACACAAGACAGGTTGGGAGTGGAGAATTGACGCACCTTGCGAGAATTTATTCGAATGACGAGTTTGGAATGCTAACAAAGGCTTTTAATGAAACAACTTCAAAATTAAAAGAAGTTATAATAAAAATAAAAGACGTAACAAAAGAGGTCATTGATATTTCCTCATCCCTTTCGGACACATACAATGGACTTGAAAAAAGTTATAATAAGGAGATATCGGGACTAAAACTTGCGTTTAATGCAATAAATTCCGTTATGACAGGCATAGACAATATAGCAAATACGATGGAAGGGATTGTCGGTCAATATTCTGATATTAATGCTGCATTAAACGAATTTATGAGTTCAATCGGAGAGGTTGATAATTCTACGGAAAAATTAACGGTATCTGTAGGCGACATATCCGTTTCTATTGAAGAAATAGCAAGCTCTATTAAAGAAGTATCAAATAACGCCGGTGAGCTGTCAAAATATATTGAAGAATCAACAGCATCTATGAATCAGATGCGGAGTGCGGTAAAAGATATAAGTGAATCTTCAATACACAGTGCAAACCTTTCGGAAACCGTTAAAAATGAAGCCATAGATGGTTTAAAATCAGCTGATGAAACATTGAAAGGTATAGGTAAGATAAAGCAGGCAACAGACGGCATCGTGGCATCCATCAATTCGCTTGTTCAGGGTTCTAATCAAATAATGGATGTACTCGATGGTATAAATCAAATCGCGGATAAAACAAATCTTCTTGCACTTAATGCAGCGATAATAGCAAATCAGGCAGGAGAACACGGTAAAGGTTTTGCCGTAGTAGCCCAGGAGATAAATGATCTTGCGGAAAGAACAAAACTTTCTACAACGGAAATAGACAGGATAATAAAATCCATAAATGTAGAAATGCAAAAGGCTAAAATTGCCGCTGATACAGATATCAAATCAGTGGATGACGGAATCAATCTGACAAAAACGACACATAGTAAATTAACCATAATAAAACAAAGCTCACAGGATGCAGGAGCAATGGCTTTATCAATAGCAAGGATGGTAAAAGAACAATCGATTGGTATAAACACTATTGCAGAAGCGCAGGAGATGATCTCAAAGGTTTCAAAACAAATACTCTCTGCAATGAATGATCAGGTAAGCGGCACAACTCAGATCAATCAAACGATAGAGGGTATAAAACAACTGACAAATAAACTACATATAGCGACTTCTGAGCAAACAAGAACCATTCAGCAGATAACAAAAAATGCGGATACCACAATGCATTCTATTACAAGCGTTAATCAAACACTTGGTATGCAGAAGCAGGAAAACAAAACAGCAGTGGACACAATCGAGAATAGTCTTAAGATTATAGAAGAAAATATCTCTATGTTGAATCACACAAAATCTCTCCTTATAAATCTAAGAGAAAGGCTTTCATACCTAAGTGAAGGGGTTGATTGGTTCAGGCTTGATAAGACAAATTAA
- a CDS encoding saccharopine dehydrogenase NADP-binding domain-containing protein: MKLNFSNNILIMGYGAVSQCTLPILLDHIDVPRGKITIIDFADKSSKLKSFTDTGIKFVHKKITPENLTSVLDTYAGKNGLIVDLAWNIETADTLTWCHNNNALYVDTSIELWDPYKNQDIFEKTLYRRQMKIKELKNEFGDSATAILDHGANPGLISHFTKQGLIDIADEIVKDKKFSGVLLEELSSYKKAKDFPNLARVLGVKVIHCSERDTQITNRPKEVDEFVNTWSIEGFREEGIAPAEMGWGTHEKKLPPLAFEAPYGPKNQIFVAQMGMNTSIKSFVPEVGPIEGMIIRHGEAFGISDRLTVRDKEGNPIYRPTVHYAYMPCHEAIVSLAELRARNYELQPKLRIMTDEIISGKDILGALLMGHLYNSWWTGSILSIGETRRLAPGQNATTLQVAAGVVSAVRYMIENPRRGILIPDDIPHDYILTIAKPYLGELHSMPYDWNPLKSRTIFFKENQSHSVDGDPWQFECFRTLP, translated from the coding sequence ATGAAATTAAACTTCAGCAATAACATTTTAATCATGGGGTATGGTGCTGTTTCTCAATGCACACTTCCAATCCTTCTCGACCACATAGATGTACCGAGGGGAAAAATAACCATTATTGACTTTGCGGATAAATCTTCTAAGTTGAAATCATTTACAGACACAGGAATAAAATTTGTGCATAAAAAAATAACGCCTGAAAATCTGACATCGGTTTTGGATACCTATGCAGGTAAAAACGGGTTAATTGTTGATCTGGCATGGAATATAGAAACGGCAGACACATTAACATGGTGTCATAATAATAATGCACTGTACGTAGATACCTCTATTGAATTATGGGACCCCTATAAAAACCAGGATATTTTTGAAAAAACCCTTTACCGGAGGCAGATGAAGATAAAAGAGCTGAAAAACGAATTCGGGGATTCCGCAACGGCAATTCTGGACCATGGAGCAAATCCGGGATTAATTTCTCACTTTACAAAACAAGGATTAATCGATATCGCAGATGAGATTGTGAAAGATAAAAAGTTTTCAGGGGTATTGCTTGAAGAATTATCAAGCTATAAAAAAGCGAAAGATTTCCCCAATTTAGCACGGGTACTCGGAGTCAAGGTAATTCATTGCAGCGAAAGAGACACACAAATAACGAATAGGCCGAAAGAGGTTGATGAATTTGTGAATACCTGGAGTATAGAGGGTTTTAGAGAGGAAGGTATAGCACCGGCTGAAATGGGCTGGGGAACTCATGAAAAAAAGCTTCCGCCGCTTGCATTTGAAGCGCCGTATGGTCCAAAAAACCAGATATTCGTGGCTCAGATGGGAATGAACACGAGTATTAAATCGTTTGTGCCTGAAGTTGGACCGATTGAAGGTATGATAATAAGACATGGAGAGGCATTTGGAATTTCAGACAGGCTGACCGTCCGTGATAAAGAGGGTAATCCAATCTACAGACCGACAGTACATTATGCCTATATGCCCTGCCATGAGGCAATAGTGTCACTTGCTGAATTAAGGGCAAGGAATTATGAATTACAGCCAAAATTGAGAATAATGACCGATGAGATTATCTCAGGTAAGGATATCCTGGGGGCATTGTTAATGGGTCATCTCTACAATTCATGGTGGACAGGTTCAATCTTAAGCATTGGAGAAACAAGAAGACTCGCACCGGGACAGAACGCAACAACTCTTCAGGTGGCAGCCGGGGTTGTTTCAGCGGTAAGGTACATGATCGAAAATCCCAGGAGGGGAATTCTTATTCCGGATGATATTCCTCATGATTATATCTTAACCATAGCAAAGCCTTATCTCGGCGAACTGCACTCAATGCCATATGACTGGAATCCTCTGAAAAGCAGGACTATCTTCTTTAAAGAAAACCAGAGTCATAGTGTAGACGGAGATCCGTGGCAATTCGAATGCTTTAGAACTCTGCCTTGA
- a CDS encoding DegT/DnrJ/EryC1/StrS family aminotransferase has protein sequence MIKQLDLSKHYALLNDRIMQRLRQVFETQQFVLGNYVNEFEKASESYLGVKHAIGVASGSDAIYLALMAIGIGKGDSVITTPFTFFATASQIVRLNAVPVFVDIDPVTFNISIDAVEAALKKHKNVKAILPVHLYGRSADMQGIMKLAKKYRVCVIEDAAQAFGARVSYDNGYRKAGAIGDIGCFSFYPTKNLGGAGDGGMVVTNNDKSADLLKMLRVHGSAQRYVHKYFGINSRLDAIQAVVLSIKIEFIEQWNHARIEIAKHYNEKFISEGCGEAVGLPEMSDDHTHVFHQYTIRIKDRDKVREELLKMGIGTEVYYPIPLHQQPAFKYLGYKKGSFKEAELAAKEVLSLPLYPELTEEDQLEVVRKIKSILC, from the coding sequence ATGATCAAACAATTGGATCTTTCAAAACATTATGCTTTGCTTAATGACAGGATCATGCAAAGGCTGAGGCAGGTTTTTGAAACACAGCAGTTTGTACTCGGCAATTATGTAAACGAATTCGAAAAGGCATCCGAGTCTTATCTGGGTGTGAAACACGCAATAGGTGTTGCGTCGGGTTCCGATGCTATCTATCTTGCGCTTATGGCCATTGGTATCGGTAAGGGAGACAGTGTCATAACAACCCCGTTCACATTCTTTGCGACCGCATCCCAGATAGTCAGGCTGAATGCGGTTCCTGTTTTTGTGGATATAGACCCCGTAACATTCAACATCTCAATAGATGCTGTAGAAGCGGCATTAAAAAAGCATAAAAACGTAAAAGCCATATTACCCGTTCATCTCTACGGCAGATCCGCCGATATGCAGGGAATTATGAAGCTTGCAAAGAAATACAGGGTATGCGTTATTGAAGATGCCGCACAGGCTTTTGGTGCAAGGGTATCTTATGACAACGGGTATAGAAAAGCAGGGGCCATTGGCGATATCGGATGTTTCTCATTCTATCCGACCAAAAATCTCGGTGGTGCAGGTGATGGAGGCATGGTTGTAACAAACAATGATAAGTCGGCAGATCTGTTAAAAATGCTAAGGGTTCATGGTTCTGCTCAGAGGTACGTTCACAAATATTTCGGCATAAACAGCAGACTCGATGCCATTCAGGCGGTTGTGCTTTCTATAAAAATCGAGTTTATCGAGCAATGGAATCACGCGAGAATTGAGATTGCAAAACATTATAATGAGAAGTTTATATCAGAAGGATGCGGTGAAGCAGTTGGGCTGCCGGAAATGTCCGATGATCATACACACGTGTTCCATCAGTATACGATAAGGATAAAAGACCGAGATAAGGTAAGGGAAGAGCTGCTGAAAATGGGAATTGGAACAGAGGTTTATTACCCCATACCTCTTCATCAGCAGCCCGCATTTAAGTATCTTGGATATAAAAAGGGCAGTTTTAAGGAGGCAGAGCTTGCGGCGAAAGAGGTGTTAAGCCTTCCGCTGTATCCCGAATTAACCGAGGAGGATCAGCTGGAGGTTGTTAGAAAGATAAAAAGTATTTTATGCTGA
- the alaC gene encoding alanine transaminase: protein MEIDTDDFPRITRLPYYVFNIVNELKMKARHAGEDIIDLGMGNPDQPTPKYIVSKLIEAAQNGKNHRYSVSRGIAKLRLAICDWYKRNYNLNFDPETEAIVTLGAKEGIAHLMLAMIDKGDVAIVPGPAYPIHPYSVIIAGGDVRSIPLSSDQTFFDELEKVIKNNWPKPKLLIISFPNNPTTAVVDLAFFAKVISFAKENKFYVIHDLAYADLVFDGYKAPSILEIAGAKDIAVEFFSLSKSYNMPGWRVGFAVGNQKMIYALSRIKSYLDYGMFQPIQIAAIAALNGPYEPVKEIANTYKIRRDTLISGLERIGWHVEKPKATMFVWAQIPEQHRSLGSLEFSKLLLTEGKVAASPGIGFGDYGEGYVRFSLIENEERIQQAVRGIKRVL, encoded by the coding sequence ATGGAAATAGATACTGACGATTTTCCAAGAATAACAAGGCTGCCGTACTATGTGTTTAATATAGTTAACGAGTTAAAGATGAAGGCAAGACATGCCGGAGAAGATATTATTGATCTTGGTATGGGTAATCCCGATCAACCAACGCCAAAGTACATCGTCAGCAAGTTGATCGAAGCAGCACAGAATGGAAAGAATCACAGGTATTCTGTTTCAAGAGGCATTGCTAAGCTTAGACTCGCTATATGCGACTGGTACAAACGCAATTATAATCTAAACTTCGATCCGGAAACAGAGGCAATCGTTACACTTGGTGCGAAAGAAGGCATTGCCCATCTTATGCTCGCCATGATTGATAAAGGTGATGTCGCAATAGTTCCAGGGCCTGCATACCCGATACATCCATACTCTGTTATTATCGCAGGAGGGGACGTCAGGTCGATTCCTCTTTCTTCAGATCAGACATTCTTTGATGAGCTTGAAAAAGTGATAAAGAATAATTGGCCAAAGCCAAAGCTGCTTATCATATCTTTCCCTAACAACCCTACCACTGCAGTTGTAGATCTTGCGTTTTTTGCAAAGGTTATTTCTTTTGCAAAAGAAAATAAGTTTTATGTGATTCATGATCTGGCTTACGCTGATCTTGTTTTTGATGGTTATAAGGCACCAAGCATACTTGAGATAGCAGGTGCAAAAGACATAGCAGTTGAATTTTTTTCATTATCAAAAAGTTATAACATGCCGGGCTGGAGGGTTGGTTTTGCAGTAGGTAATCAGAAGATGATATATGCTTTATCCAGGATAAAGAGCTATCTTGATTATGGAATGTTTCAGCCCATTCAAATAGCTGCAATCGCAGCATTAAACGGGCCTTATGAGCCTGTTAAAGAAATTGCCAATACCTATAAAATCCGTAGAGATACTCTTATAAGCGGGCTGGAGAGAATAGGATGGCATGTTGAGAAACCAAAGGCTACAATGTTTGTGTGGGCTCAAATCCCTGAACAACACAGGTCGTTAGGTTCACTCGAGTTCTCTAAATTACTTTTGACCGAAGGAAAAGTTGCAGCCTCCCCGGGTATAGGGTTCGGAGATTATGGAGAAGGATATGTCAGATTTTCACTTATTGAGAACGAAGAACGTATACAGCAGGCTGTAAGGGGGATAAAAAGGGTATTATAA
- a CDS encoding radical SAM protein, protein MKNTKLNRSLLNGLTNVAAHIPDRMFLSIVKSKVDLIKYPDARDFINLLLLNFKRQYKRLAPTVKKRFTENLFGNAMLFASEKIDKFIKEYGFIPPSLPVISPTFRCNLKCYGCYSANYTQDDVLDFNTIDRVLTESKEYGMYFAVITGGEPFIRKDMMKIFEKHNDMIFQVYTNGVYIEKDDLAKDIVKLGNIIPCFSVEGFEEQTDARRGKGAFNTVMSLMDELRGLGGLYGFSATATKENNELIVSDEFVDFFEKKGCYVGWYFNYMPIGRSPDIDLMPTPQQRYYRGKRIRELRKTRQLPIIDFWMDGTVAGSDGHACLAGGRGYFHVTASGHVDPCVFVQYHTDSIVDNKVIDILRSPLFTTIRKRQEEYTNLLMPCMVIDRPQVLRDVVASSGAVPSQGGGWETVTTLGPSLDKYAREYSKIAQESWDTEYKGPKETGTEHHIGNGTVEDYINMFGDRIKKDMIK, encoded by the coding sequence ATGAAGAACACGAAACTGAACAGAAGTCTTTTAAACGGATTAACGAATGTGGCCGCGCATATACCGGACAGGATGTTCCTATCAATTGTAAAATCAAAGGTGGATCTAATTAAGTATCCCGATGCAAGAGATTTTATAAATCTACTGCTCCTTAACTTTAAGCGGCAATATAAACGCCTTGCACCTACTGTCAAGAAAAGATTTACAGAAAACCTGTTTGGGAATGCCATGTTATTTGCCTCCGAAAAAATAGATAAATTCATAAAAGAGTATGGATTTATACCACCTTCGCTTCCGGTGATCAGCCCGACTTTCAGATGCAATCTAAAATGCTATGGCTGTTATTCAGCAAACTATACGCAGGATGACGTACTTGATTTTAATACGATAGATAGGGTTCTGACTGAGAGTAAAGAGTACGGTATGTATTTTGCCGTAATTACCGGTGGAGAGCCGTTTATACGAAAAGATATGATGAAGATCTTTGAGAAGCACAACGATATGATCTTTCAGGTTTACACAAACGGTGTTTATATAGAGAAGGATGATCTTGCAAAGGATATAGTAAAACTCGGGAATATAATCCCCTGTTTTTCCGTAGAGGGTTTTGAAGAGCAGACAGACGCGAGGAGAGGCAAAGGTGCATTTAATACTGTTATGTCACTTATGGACGAATTAAGAGGGCTCGGCGGACTTTATGGCTTTTCTGCCACCGCAACGAAAGAGAATAACGAACTCATTGTAAGTGATGAGTTTGTAGACTTTTTTGAGAAAAAGGGATGTTACGTAGGCTGGTATTTTAACTATATGCCTATTGGGAGATCCCCTGATATAGATTTAATGCCTACACCACAGCAAAGATACTACCGCGGCAAAAGGATTCGTGAGTTGAGAAAAACAAGACAACTGCCTATTATTGATTTCTGGATGGACGGAACGGTTGCGGGTTCAGACGGCCATGCATGCCTTGCCGGAGGAAGGGGTTATTTTCATGTTACAGCAAGCGGTCATGTAGATCCGTGCGTCTTTGTCCAGTATCATACGGACAGTATTGTAGACAATAAAGTAATCGATATACTCCGTTCGCCTCTGTTTACAACAATAAGGAAGAGACAGGAAGAGTATACAAACCTCTTAATGCCATGCATGGTTATTGATAGACCGCAGGTGCTCAGGGATGTAGTAGCCTCTTCAGGTGCGGTACCTTCACAGGGCGGAGGATGGGAGACGGTAACGACTCTTGGCCCCAGTCTTGATAAATATGCAAGAGAATATAGCAAGATAGCTCAGGAATCATGGGATACTGAATATAAAGGACCAAAAGAAACGGGGACCGAGCATCATATAGGAAATGGCACGGTAGAGGATTACATAAATATGTTTGGTGACAGGATAAAGAAGGATATGATAAAATAA
- the thrC gene encoding threonine synthase translates to MSIYRGVIRKYRQFLPEIEEENIVTINEGNTPLVEAKNLSSFINPSLHIYLKYEGLNPTGSFKDRGMTLAVSMAKKQNSRAVICASTGNTSASAAAYAASAGMKAYVIIPEGKIALGKLSQAIVHGAKVIQIKGNFDDALKIVKEISDKYPVTLVNSLNPYRLEGQKTAAFEVCEQLSKVPDYHILPVGNAGNITAYWMGYKEYRLQDYIDKTPIMVGFQADGAAPIVRGYPIKNPETIATAIRIGNPASWKKAEQARDESGGIIDMVSDKEILEAYKLIASMEGVFCEPASAASIAGLIKMNLRGYFKPDAFIVCTLTGHGLKDPNTALKAFHEPIVVQPSIEEVLKVMGL, encoded by the coding sequence ATGAGCATTTATAGAGGCGTAATAAGAAAATACAGACAGTTTCTGCCTGAGATAGAAGAAGAAAATATAGTAACGATAAACGAGGGGAATACACCTCTTGTTGAGGCAAAAAACCTGAGCTCTTTTATTAATCCATCCCTTCATATATATCTTAAGTATGAAGGTTTAAATCCCACAGGCTCATTCAAAGACAGGGGCATGACATTAGCCGTATCAATGGCAAAAAAACAAAACTCACGTGCTGTTATATGCGCGTCAACGGGTAATACATCTGCATCAGCAGCAGCTTATGCAGCATCGGCAGGCATGAAGGCTTATGTCATTATACCGGAAGGCAAAATAGCACTTGGTAAACTATCCCAGGCTATTGTTCATGGTGCCAAAGTCATACAGATAAAGGGCAATTTTGATGATGCCCTTAAAATAGTAAAAGAGATCTCGGATAAATACCCGGTAACACTTGTAAACTCGCTTAACCCTTACAGGTTAGAAGGACAAAAAACAGCCGCATTCGAGGTGTGCGAACAGTTATCAAAGGTACCCGATTACCATATCCTGCCGGTAGGGAATGCGGGTAATATTACTGCATACTGGATGGGTTATAAAGAATACAGACTTCAAGATTACATAGATAAAACACCGATAATGGTCGGCTTTCAGGCGGACGGCGCTGCACCGATAGTAAGAGGCTATCCAATAAAAAATCCAGAGACCATTGCAACAGCAATAAGAATAGGTAATCCGGCAAGCTGGAAAAAAGCTGAACAAGCAAGAGATGAGTCGGGCGGTATAATAGATATGGTATCCGATAAGGAGATACTTGAGGCGTACAAGCTTATAGCAAGTATGGAGGGTGTGTTTTGTGAACCGGCATCAGCAGCCTCTATTGCCGGATTAATAAAAATGAATCTTCGCGGTTATTTTAAGCCCGATGCATTTATTGTATGTACACTTACCGGACATGGGCTAAAGGATCCCAACACCGCTTTAAAAGCATTCCATGAACCTATTGTAGTTCAGCCTTCAATCGAAGAAGTGCTAAAGGTAATGGGGCTCTAA
- a CDS encoding cellulase family glycosylhydrolase, with amino-acid sequence MDKDMLNRFVVITVALFSAAVFSGCSGSGKSAAAKALHTDGQWLKDQYGRVVILRGINAGGDSKIPPFIPFTSETSAQQIKNWGMNFVRYVTVWEALEPTEGVYNTAYLDDMSQRVNWLTSKGIYVFIDMHQDLFTRGFCGDGAPQWAATGDPSQLSVPYPSCGQNWFLNYLSPPVMQSFTRFWTDTTLQSHFINAFKLIASKFKNNNMVVGYEIFNEPWNGYFTVSTFEQDYLAPFYQKVIDAIRPVDPGAIIFFEPYVFYGDLGQQSNFPKLYDSNIVYAPHYYVPGTLTGAAITNSIDQALTLVQQKAQQLGTPVILGEFGGATDIVIQSYYNMLDKHLMGGTIWDYAVKDTWNNEGASLVNPDMSQKPYVNALIRPYPMAIAGIPTLINFSPATEDFRLEFNENGITAPTVIYIPPEVYQTGISVQISDGIYNTDTSSNELYFTTTGSVQKHWIQIIPAI; translated from the coding sequence ATGGATAAAGATATGCTTAACAGATTTGTTGTGATAACCGTTGCACTCTTTTCTGCAGCCGTATTCTCAGGCTGCAGCGGCAGCGGGAAATCTGCTGCTGCAAAAGCACTGCATACCGATGGTCAATGGCTTAAGGATCAATACGGTAGGGTTGTTATCTTAAGAGGCATAAATGCAGGAGGTGACAGCAAGATACCTCCGTTCATACCGTTTACATCAGAAACAAGTGCTCAACAGATCAAAAACTGGGGAATGAATTTCGTAAGATACGTCACAGTGTGGGAGGCACTTGAACCGACAGAAGGTGTTTACAATACGGCATATCTTGACGATATGAGCCAGCGTGTAAACTGGCTTACATCAAAGGGCATATATGTCTTTATTGATATGCACCAGGACCTTTTTACAAGGGGATTCTGCGGAGACGGAGCACCTCAATGGGCTGCAACAGGTGACCCTTCTCAACTTTCTGTACCTTACCCTTCATGCGGGCAAAACTGGTTTTTGAACTATCTGTCACCACCCGTTATGCAGTCATTTACCAGGTTCTGGACGGATACTACTTTGCAGTCGCATTTTATCAATGCGTTCAAATTGATTGCCAGTAAATTCAAGAACAACAATATGGTTGTAGGCTATGAGATATTCAATGAGCCGTGGAATGGATATTTTACTGTTTCAACTTTTGAGCAGGATTATCTTGCTCCATTTTATCAGAAGGTCATTGACGCTATAAGACCGGTGGACCCGGGCGCTATAATCTTTTTTGAGCCTTATGTATTTTACGGCGATCTTGGGCAGCAGAGTAACTTTCCGAAGCTATACGATTCAAATATTGTTTATGCACCTCATTACTATGTTCCGGGAACCTTAACAGGGGCTGCGATTACAAACAGCATTGATCAGGCTTTAACACTTGTTCAGCAAAAGGCACAGCAGCTCGGCACACCTGTCATACTCGGTGAGTTCGGCGGAGCCACAGACATTGTGATTCAGAGCTACTATAACATGCTGGACAAACATCTGATGGGAGGAACAATCTGGGACTATGCAGTAAAGGATACATGGAATAATGAAGGCGCCAGCCTTGTTAACCCCGACATGAGTCAAAAACCTTATGTAAACGCTCTTATAAGACCTTACCCGATGGCAATAGCAGGTATCCCTACACTAATAAACTTCAGTCCGGCTACAGAAGATTTCAGACTGGAATTTAACGAAAATGGCATTACTGCACCAACGGTTATATACATACCTCCGGAGGTTTATCAAACAGGTATTTCTGTTCAGATCAGTGACGGCATTTATAATACGGATACCTCCTCAAACGAGCTATATTTTACAACCACTGGCAGCGTGCAGAAGCACTGGATCCAGATTATCCCTGCGATATAG